Genomic segment of Chloroflexota bacterium:
GGAGGTGCGCGGCGGCGCAGCCGCCGCGCACCTCCCCTTGGATTCTCTCCCCCTCCCAACGAAGTTGGGAGGGGGTCGGGGGGAGGGCAGCAACAACGACTCGTCGAACCGGTTTGGGTGACAAGCACGCGAGGACCAGCTCATGACGAGCCGGCATTGGAATGTACCCGTCCAAAGTCAAAATGAGAATTGCTGGTGACCTGTGTTGCGCGGTTCCGCGCATGGCTTACGTCTCCGTCCCGAACGACTCGTAAAACGTCGCACCCATGTTCCGCACCTGCGCGTCGGCCACCCGCCGCGATGGCAACGCCTTGAGGTTGTTGAGCATCTCCACTGCGGTTTCGGCCAGCGGACCGCCCTGCGCGCATTGATGGCGCAGCCAGTAGAGCGTATACAGCAGGCCATAGCGGTATTGCTGGAAGCAATGCGCCACCAACTGCAACCGCGCGTCACCCCGGCGTAGCTCCTCTTGGATTTGGGCATAGCACGTCCGGCAGATGGTCACCGTGTTCATGCGCCGATCGCAGCCGCCCGCCGACAGCGGCACGAGGTAGTGCCGCCGCCAATCATCCGGCATTGCAAGGCGCAGGCAAACCGGGCACGTGTTATCAAGTATTGAAGGGGATAGTCCCTGAGATGCGTGGGGCGTCACATGGCCCTCCGGTATCGGAATGTGGTGGGGCATCAACGGGAGACCCGCGCCAGCGCATCGGCGGCCAGCGCGAAGTTGCGGTTCAGTCGCACGGCCTCGCGGTACGACTGCATCGCCTCGCTTCGCCTACCCAGCATTTCAAACGCCCGCCCGCGATAATATTGCACTTCCTCGATGTCGGTCGTCTGCGTCAGCGTTAGCTCGGTCAGGTCGAGCACATCCTGCACCCGGCCAGCCGCCAGATAAGCATCGTAGATGCCGTACTGGTACCAGAGCATCCGCCAGGGCAAGCCGATGCGGCGCGCGCGGTCGAACGCCGGCACTGCCTCGCCCGGGCGGCCAAGCGCTTGCAGCGATGCGCCGAGATTGAACCAGGCAAACGCGTCGTCTGCGCCCAGCGCCGTCGCGGATACGGCGCGCCCCAATGACCCGCGCCACATCGCCTCGTCCGCCGGACCGGCAATGGCCATGGCGAGCGGCTCCTGCTCGCGCGCGTAGGCGGCGATACTGAGATTGTTGAACGCCTTCCAGTTGGCCAGGAACTCCGCGTAGTCCAGCTTGACATTGGCTCCGCTGTACGAGTCCAGTGCGTTGAACTGCTGCACGCGATCATTATATGCGAACAGCAGCCGGTAATGCCCCATGCCATCGTTTGGCTTCGGCGTGAACCACATTTCGACAATCACCGGCATGCCGTTGGCCAGGTACTGCTTCAACGCCGTGATCGTTCCGCCGACACGCAGCACCGCGCCCATGCCGGGCTTGGTGCGCACATAGCCGGCAAGCTCATCCGGGCTGACGTTCCGATCCTGCGGGTTCGGTTTGAGCAGCGGCGCGATTTCTTTCTGCGTTTCCGTGTATCCGAAGTGACTGAGCAGCATGCCGACCGTCGCCGGCCCGCAGTTGTTCCAGCCCTGGTATTCATGCTTGAACGTAGTCAGTCGGACGTCCGGCGGCGGCGGCGGTACCTGGATGGCTGGC
This window contains:
- a CDS encoding C39 family peptidase; translation: MRIIRNLLVLTLVLGIVATVIVSAVPPLRERAESIPLRIETWWHDLQPRDPFVPPPRDDVAVAPPSVSATPTATPGTPAPATATPTPAIQVPPPPPDVRLTTFKHEYQGWNNCGPATVGMLLSHFGYTETQKEIAPLLKPNPQDRNVSPDELAGYVRTKPGMGAVLRVGGTITALKQYLANGMPVIVEMWFTPKPNDGMGHYRLLFAYNDRVQQFNALDSYSGANVKLDYAEFLANWKAFNNLSIAAYAREQEPLAMAIAGPADEAMWRGSLGRAVSATALGADDAFAWFNLGASLQALGRPGEAVPAFDRARRIGLPWRMLWYQYGIYDAYLAAGRVQDVLDLTELTLTQTTDIEEVQYYRGRAFEMLGRRSEAMQSYREAVRLNRNFALAADALARVSR